The Melanotaenia boesemani isolate fMelBoe1 chromosome 11, fMelBoe1.pri, whole genome shotgun sequence genome includes the window GACTCCTCCATGTTGGAACATCAACATGTttgttgaattatttttttattttattttatttatttattaatttattttctgaaaacagGGTATTTGGTTatggaataaaaagaaaaaacagtcttCTTCCACAGCTGATTTCTTCAGCATTGTAGTCAGTTTTAAGAGGAGTGATCATTTGATTAATCAACTTATTATGTTGCTGAGTTCCTTCACTACAGTGATGGTCACTGTTTGATTGCAACTGAGCTTTGACCAGCGgatgtttctttaaatgcaaATAGTTGATTGAACTAAATGAGTTTCTTTGACATGCTTTTGATTTAAACCTCAAAATATCTGTCATGGTTTCTGTGTTTGCTTAAAGGAAAATAGTATCTCAATTTTAACAACTGCAATAACCTCTGATTTGATTTGTGTTGGTGCGTTTCTGCCTCTTTAGGGATTCTGAGTGGAATGATCCAATCATGATGCCACAACCATGTCCCATCTCATGCCCAGGTGACCATAGAGGGAGTACCTGGCCATCAGCCAATCTTAGGGGCAGTGCCAACAGAATTATTACCAACTTGGATTCAGAGGTGTTTCCTCTCAAGAGTCTCCTGCAAAACTGACACTCTGCCCTTGCTGGTAAGATTTGCCTGTCAGcatctttatttaatcttgatcACTTTATAAATATCAGTCTACATAAACAGtatatcatttaaaagaaatgaaactaCACTTTAAATGTATTGTCTGGTCACTTGTAAAttccagtaaaataaaatatttcaagctCAAGCACCACAAACCTGTTTATTCCTCCTCAGGGTTGAGCTTTCTGCCCACCTCCTTTGGTTCTGCTCCTTCTGGAGCCCTTCCTGTTTCCTTATTACCTGGGTTGGGATGTTTTGTGGCAGCTGCCATGGAGATGGATGAGTTCCTTTAGTCGGCTGATTAGACACAGCTTTCAGATGTTGCACCAGAGACGGCTTATATTAGACCAGGACGTGCAAAAAGGTGAGATATGTTGCTTGTGTCTTCATTGCATCATTccaattagggctgggcgatatggccttttttataaccaaatccaaTTTCCAATTTTAagcgattttttttcttttcttttacaatgcaaaaaatgattaaaaacatttatttatttatataaatgaataccAGCAAAAATGAAGCATCAAatgtcataacttttccaccatataaatgacttcatatcttacatagaaatatgcaacacaactgcatccgtgatctccttccatctggatccttatcatacaggatccactgcagaaataatttccctgatgaaggttgtctcttaacaagagtttgtgggctaaagttgacttctgcatctcatagagagcagcatttctcactgcagttttacgcacagctaaatcccaggcatgagtgacCGGTCAcattactgaaaatctgtcaaacaaacactgttctggtgtggagggagggctaagtctgctgctaactatagaaaaaaaatccagattttcataaaaataaatcgccagaaatggaaaattcgatttattgattttatcgattaatcgtcCAGCCCTAATTCCAatacacagataaaaaaaaaggttaagagTAGGGATTAGAATTTTTTATCAGCTGTTTCTCTTAATACTTTTTATCTGATACTCTCTTTGGTTCCTGTGTCAGTAGTACAACTAGATAATACAATAGCTTAGTGAAGGCATGACAATATAAACTGCAAAGTGTCAATCCCAACAATCAGTCATGCCATTCCTTTGAGAAGACAATAAAGAAACCAGATAAAAATTATTAAGCACCCCAGCCttaactgtttctttttaaatgaatgtgttattgtttaaaatattatatgcGAAGTTCTGCTTTTGCTCTTACATTAGTAAAATGGGTATTGCAACACTTGTGAGTGATGTGGATTGACATATTTTCATTaggtattttgtttattttcttaatgcTCACTTTTACTCCCCGTAGGAACGAGCAAATGCTCCAATATCTGTAGAAAGATTGGAGAATATGcatacagtaaaacaaaataaagaaatgctgCTTGTACTGTTCAGAATGCAAACACCTTAAATTACAGAAATATTCACACATTATTGTTTCCTAGAAAATCCAAATTAACACCTTCAGGTTCTTTtgagttccttttttttttctttctcaccaCTCTTGATTCCTTCAAGTAAAAataactcaaattaaatagtaaCGCTGTATTCTGCTCCTCTCAGGTGGTGTGTGGTTCAGTTTGTTGGTTCACAAGCTTTGGTGACATCACAACAGGATCTATAGGACGTCCTCTTCCTGTGAAACAACTTGATCTGCCTGATGGTATTTGTGAGGACCTACTTGACAAAAGTACATTAAGACTCAAATCCTGCAGAATAACCATGCGGCACATTCACGTGGAGTTAGCCCACAAAAAGCCTCCACTAGAGCTTCCAGCACAGGAGGGGGATCTGCCTCCTTCTGCTCCCCCATCACAGGGCCTAGAtcctgcagtcagagcagggaCACCAAGGCACTTTGGCCAAGAGGAGTTGCGACTCCAAAAGGTTTACCAGCTCTCCATTTTCTCCCAGATGGGGGGATTTTCTACCTCCACAGGTTCACACACTGATGCCCAACAGAGGCCGGTCCGTTTAGGTGTGAAAAGGGGGTTAGAAGAGCCTCAGTTGACTCACAAGCGCTCCCACATTGAGGACTCCTCAGACAGCGATGTGCTGGAGGGAGGGGTATTGTGTGGGCCAGCCCAAGCTCAAGGAGTTGGGTTGGGATCAGCAGCTGGGCCATGTGAGCCTGGTTCCCCATATTCTTGCATGCAATTGGAGCACAGAGACTGTGAGGGTGGACTGTCACCCAGGTCTCCACCCCTCTCCCCAAGCCACAATCCCTCCCGACGCCCAGCACAGCACAATCACGATAGGCCCATTCCTGATGCATTTGCTCCTCTCTCACCTAAATCCTCTCCGATGTGTGACCCACATGGGCATATCTGTGACCAGAGTCATGCCCTCGGAAGTTTAGCCAGAACAGAAACAGCTAGTGGGGGCCGCACACCAACCCACTCACTCGGTAGCCCTGGACATGAAGGCTATAGTAATGGCTCATCTGGAGGCCAACCTAGCCCCCACTTATGTGAGTTGTCAACATATGAAAGTCCTAATCCTGCCAGTCCAACTAGTCCGCCAGGTCCTTTCTCCCCCCCACACCATACAGAGCTGCAGGAACCAGGGGAGGCCACCGAATGGGACATTGGGCTTGAATCTTCTCCACCTGTGCGAAGTGCTACCCAGGCTGCCACCTCTTCTAATGGCCTGGCGTCCTGGGAGAAAACTCCCACCAGTAATGGGCACCGTATATTCTCTGGAGGCCACTGGCCAGCCAAAAAGAGGCTGTTGTCTCCGAGTGATGCAGGGGAGTCGTGCTCAGAGGATGAAGGACCTTCTACATCTAAGAGAAGCAGGCTATCGTTGCTGACTTCAGGACTTGGTCCAGCTTCATGTCGTAGCACTGATGCTAAAGCTGCCCCATATTGGAACCACCTGCTGCCTACATCTCGGGACAGGCCTAAGGTCAGCAATTACACACATTTCACTCAAGTTGCCTTTCATTCCAGTTTCTAATTGCCGcattaaaacaactgaaaagaGAGGAAGTTCACAAAAGTACACAGTTGTAATATTAGTTGATGAGAAACCTCAGTTTCCATTGTCCACTGTGTTCTCTGTCGACGGGAATCCCATCATGGTGATTAATTCATGATTTGTCAATGCAAAGCCCCCAGCCACTTATCTCAACTAAACATAACAGTAAAGAACAAAATATGGCTAAAATTAATGATGCATTTGGATGAAAACAAATCTGATATTAACTTTGAATAATGATGTAATTTACCAAAAACCTGTATATAAGTTTGAATCCAAGTTACCTGTAATAACAACACCCTCAGTGCTACATATTTTGTGATTTTCACTCATGGTTGAGAAGACAAACTTATCAGTTGCAGTAAAAGTGACAGAATTTAAACTATGTTTAGTAGGTGTAGAAATACAGGTGATAAAAAAGTCTGCTGATTTGAATAAGAAAAATTGGCCACTACAGACCATAAATTTGTACATTTACCAAAATATTCCAAGGTCCTAATGTTATTTGTGTCACAAAGTAGTTGAAGAACGGAAAATTAGATTaaggaaaatgttttccatTGACTACCACTATCCAGAGTCTTCAGGTGACTCTATATTAATAAAAAGCAGCTTGGGCACATTTGTATGCCAACAACATGCTATTAATGGAGCTTCTAAATTTTCAATTTGAATTAAGGAATCGTATTTCTGTCAGTGGTGGCAAGACATCTGTTAGCCTTCACAATTctgtaaaaatagaaataaaaagactgaGGTATAAATTAAAGGCACCGATCATGAGAACGAGTAGAAGTGAAAGAATGAAGTGGTGGCGGCTCATTATCACACCCCGCTGGAACAGGCAGAGCAGCTCCAGAATAAAACCCATTGAGGGAGGGTCCATTGTTCCCTGACATGAGTGTGCTGTGTCTGTCATACACATTctcggacacacacacacacacacatacacatataggTACATGCTGCTTAAAATGTTTCTGGAAGTGAATTGCCCATTTTTGAACACCGGGAGGCCAGAAAGAGCTTTCAGTGTGTGGGTTCGTGTGATGGGGAGTGTGTTAATGGTGACAGTAGGGTTCTCTGGGTGGTTTTCATACTGTGGTAGGATCGTTACGGCTAGAAGTGTTCAGCTTACGTGTATGAAAAGTAGGGAGAGACAGATACATATGAGAAACAGACAAAAGGGTCAATAAATGACTTATTAGTGACAGAAAGGGCAGTAAAACAAGGATggattaaagaaagaaaagaaaaacagcagggtTTGTAAGCTATGGAGGGATATATTTTAGTATGTTAAGGCTAGGTATTTGGATAATATTCCAAAATGACACAAGTGGATTTAAAATCAAGTGAAGACAAGGCAACAAGCTGACAAAGCTCTCAAAGCTCTATAGAGAGCTATTGTCAAAGAGGGTTAAGTGATATAGATATGGTAATCATGAGTGAGAGGTTTGATGCGTACGAATGGCCAGGAGGTAGCATGGTTTCGGCTAGTGACAAGTCATCTGAGCGATGGGTGGCCTTTACGATGAACGGATGCCTGGAAATGGGAAATGTTTGTGGGAATGTCACACCTAAAAGCCAGGGCTCAGTAAgtagaaacaaagaaaagacaaaaaaaaataaaaataaaacagaaaaacacaaatatatttaaacttttgtttCAATATCTAGCTAGCTAAGTGATATGATAAAAATCattattttcctctttgtgaTCTCTTTTTTCAGACTGCCACAGACTGCACAAGAACAGGGAGACGACTAAAGAATGGGCTGCGGTTGAAAAGGTGAGTCATCTGTTATATTTGTAATCATGCAATTGCAATCtgcacaatgaaaaacaaaaaagaaaagactgtaTAAAATAGGATTAAGATATCAAAATATGAACTTCAACAAGAGAGCAGGGCGAAGACTGTTTATTAGTAATTGACTGAATGGGAACAGTTCAGTGTCAGTCAAGTCAACACAGGGAACGGAGGTGGGAGTTACAGTAGGTTTCCTGTTATTCTAAATGAAAGGGTTTTGTGTCTGGACTTGAGTTCTCAGACAAACTGAGAGGCATGTGACATATTGGTTTAGAAAAAATTAGTATAATCTGCACCACTAACCACCGGTCTGTCTTGTGTATGTTTGTGGTCACACTCAGTCGGCAGCTGCGCAGCAGCAGGCAGACCGACACCGGCCGCTCCACGCGTTCCAGCTGGCCCTCGTCTTCTATCAGCAGATCACTGCTTGGCAACTTTGAggtatgcatttttttttaattattgccACAAACCTAAAACCTTCACCAATGCAAACACATACCAGTTGGAGCCAAGGGACACTGTGGTTCTTTCTTGACAACAAGCACTTTGTTGACACTTTTTTATATAGAACCACCACAAGACTTTTGGGGGCAGGCCTCCCTTGAGGGCTTTTCAGGCAAGGCTCAGGAAATACATGTGAAGAAATATCATATAAgttatagcattagttatcatgATGAAACACACATTGGAGGAGTCACCAGCCCATTTAACCATCATTTAATCCACCTTGCAGTCTTTGAGCTGCATAAAAGTGGGATATGTCCTTTTTTTGGTTGTGATTTAAATACATAACTGGATTTTTATAGTCACGGTCAACaggtgtgtctctgtgtgtgcagCAGTATAAGCAATCCCTAATGAGTTCTATGTTTTCTCCAACTACACACTTTCTCCTTGTGTATCCCAGGAGTCCATACTGAAGGGCCGATTCTCCCCGTCAGGACAGATTGAAGGTTTCACGGCAGAGATCGGTGCCAGCGGCTCCTACTGCCCACAGCACGCCACCCTGCCGGTGCAGGTTACATACTACGACATCTCAGAGCACAGCGCACCTTCACCCTTTTTGGTCAGTCAGTCTGTGcatgcgtgtgtttgtgtgcggtTGTGTATCTGCTCAAACTTActagtattaaaatattaaaggcACTGAAGAATAGAGTGCAAATAGTACAAACCATGCAGAATTAGGAGGGAATTTTCTTCAGTAAACTTGATGCTTTAGAGtttgatgttaaaatgttttaaatggttttcttttaaacattttgacatCCAgtataataaagataataaagtATGTAATGAAAAAGGGCTtacattaatgtttaaaaaactttaGTCCTGCTTATCAGAAATCATGTATACAGGACCATTTGGACACCATCTGTTTTTACTCAGACTCATGACTCATGTTGACTGAACTATTACAAGACCTGTTTTGATTCAAATCTTTAAACCCTCCATTGGCATTTTACACATTATGACTCACTGCAGCTGCCTTTTGTGTGTACAACATGATGGAATAGGCTAACTATGgctttattttggattttatttggatagttttttattttttgtgttaaaatgatGAACCAGTCATGATGATTTCATTAGTGGATCAATCTGGAAGTGGAAATTACCCCCGTAATGCTGCTGTTCTACCACTGCTTCTGCTCTCTGAAAGTATCACTTCAGTGCACATAAATAGACACACTGATCCGACGAAAATGAACCAAAGAATAAgcgttttttttaatcactataGTGACTCTGGAAGTTTAATCAGTGTCACATCTGTCTCTCTCCCCGACAGGGGGTGATATCCCTCGAGCCTCTTGGAAAGAAAGGATACAGCATACCCAAAGCAGGGACCATTCAAGTGGTAAGTTTGTCCTCTTTCTCATTTCATTCTTTGTATGAGAAGAATCTCAAGgtcttaatgttttatttaagatttaatcTGTGCTattataaaatcttttaaaggTCACATACTTGTTActagtaaaattaaaaatgaattgcaggttttttttttcttttaatacaaatttagcatttttagttGAATAGaacaaaaaatcattttaatcaaaggtaTTGCTCTCATTTATTAAGTGTTACTTTGATCTCTCACCTCAGACCTTATTTAATCCCAATAAAACTGTGGTGAAGATGTTCCTGGTGACTTACAACTTTGGCGATATGCCTATCAATCACATGACCTTCCTACGCCACCGCATCTTCCTGGTGCCAGTAGAGGAGAGCACTGAGGGAAAAGGCGAGGCATCTCCTGGGGCTGGAGCACTAGATAGGAAGAAGATTCTTTGCTACCTGATACATCTCAGGTACTCGGGTTtaatttacttttcatttttatacctCAGCAAAAGcagtaaagttttaaaaagctaaactttAATATAGGGGTGTCCAGCttcggtcctcaagggccacaatcctgcaggttttccatgtatgcCAACTCCAAAACACGTGACTCAAGCTAATAAattattgtgcagaacttcataggctgttggatccatttaatatgAGTCAGGCtcgttggagcagggagacatcaaAAAACTACAGAACAGCGACCCTcaaggaccaactttggacacccctgcacCAATATTTCTAATAAGCCTCTGCAAATTATTTTTTGAATATTAGCTATGTTTGGCATTGAAcacatattttttctcttttttctgacTTTGCCAGATTCCAGAGCTCCAAATCTGGGAAAATCTACTTGCACAACGATATCCGGCTGCTATTCTCCCGAAAGTCCATTGAGGTGGACACAGGGATCCCATATGAGCTGAAATCTTTCACCGAGGTGCCAAGAAACCCTAAATACTCCCCCCGTGTGTGACCCCAGCCTGACCTTTCAAAGCTTCCCAATGCCAACGCAGCCCCCCCTTTCTGTGCTTTCTGAagaggagggaaggagggagggaaacAAACAGACTGCAAGAATGATGGACACGAAACTTGATAAGACTTGATGAGACACACCACAAGCACACAATACACATACAGTGTTGGTCACTGAAAAAGTCCCCCTTTTTTATGCATTAACTCTCCATAAgagattaaaatacaaattaaaaatgtgtatcTTAAACCCAGACAAACATCAAAGGTTTTTCTGTCATCTGTTAacttaaaaatatctaaaacataGTAAATTTAGAATTGAGGCTGTCCAGCGTGCACTCAATCAAAAGCAGGACTTTTTCAAAGCCTTCATCTGTACAAGGAAGAAATACACAAagtgtaaagaaataaacaaatgccaACACACATCAAAACAGACTGACAAAACTCATGCACATCACATTCTGCAAGTGTCGGAGCAGGGACACTGTTGATGGTGACTCTAAGTTCAGTGTTAACGTGCATGCCTTGTGACTTAAAACACCTGAATTTTCCTCTAGTGCCGTATCACACTGTCCTTCACTCTGCCTGCAGCGTCAACTGCCACATCGGACCAAATATTGCAGCTCTGCAATTTTGGATTTcgctaagaaaaacaaaaaacaaatgtacaacACACCTCTGACTGAGGGATGTGAGGCACTTGTACAACTCTCTAATGTGTGATGATGAGCAGAGATAAACACTAGTGAAAATGCTCGTAACAAAGTCAGCCAACTTAACTTGGATGCGTTAACGTGAATAAAAGCCACACTGATAATTTGACCAAACTCAGGATATCTGATGAAAATTTGCTAAATACGATTTTACCTGTCATGGTACAGACCACTGTGTACACGCCATAAAAAACACGGTAatccattttattcattttatgtaGCCAGAATGAGGGACactgtgctgttttctttttttcttttagattctGTTCAGAGCAGTCTGACGTTGGAGCAGAAATATtgggggggggaaaaaaaaaaagttgagctgtagtattttttaatttatgttttcgCAAATGTCTTAAAAAGCAATATGCTGCACAAAGTAGAGTGTGTTTTTCGGCCTGGACAAGCTTTCTTTTGAGGGAAGGGggtcagaaaaagaaagcaaaaaaattagattgagggaggagggaggggtgATGTGGGAGGGAAGGGTGATGAGGTATTTAATATGTATGGGAAAAGTCtatgtatatttaaaagaataaactcTGCGACTGGCGAGTTCAGCTCatgtttcttgttgtttttaactgacAGCTGTTCTACCACATAATTTCCTACCTCATACTGGCCCTATAATGTGAATGATAGACCAAATAACTTGATTAGCTGTGCCACAGACCCCATTCTGCAAATTGGGTTTTGTTTTGAGATATAAacttttctcataatacattagTAATTTCAcaactaaatataaatacaattatttttttattagcatACAATTTTTAAGTCagataaaattattatattattaggAAACAGATTATGCACTAATCAGCATGACATTATGATCTCTTGCCTGATATTAAGTAGGCCCTCGACAAGCCTCCAGAAGAGCTCTGACTAATAAGAACATCTGAGATTTGTGGTGCATGTTGTACCACAACATTAGAGATAGGTCCTTTGGGGTCTGTGGATTGTGAGGTGGGGTCTTGAGGATTAAGCTTGCTTCTCACAGATGGCATCTGATCCCATCGGATTTGAGTTAGAGGTCAAACAAACTCCTCAGACACCTGGTTGTTACCTTTGAGGCCTTTCTGagcagtttctgttttttccacgtcctgctgctg containing:
- the LOC121649170 gene encoding protein FAM214B; amino-acid sequence: MRHIHVELAHKKPPLELPAQEGDLPPSAPPSQGLDPAVRAGTPRHFGQEELRLQKVYQLSIFSQMGGFSTSTGSHTDAQQRPVRLGVKRGLEEPQLTHKRSHIEDSSDSDVLEGGVLCGPAQAQGVGLGSAAGPCEPGSPYSCMQLEHRDCEGGLSPRSPPLSPSHNPSRRPAQHNHDRPIPDAFAPLSPKSSPMCDPHGHICDQSHALGSLARTETASGGRTPTHSLGSPGHEGYSNGSSGGQPSPHLCELSTYESPNPASPTSPPGPFSPPHHTELQEPGEATEWDIGLESSPPVRSATQAATSSNGLASWEKTPTSNGHRIFSGGHWPAKKRLLSPSDAGESCSEDEGPSTSKRSRLSLLTSGLGPASCRSTDAKAAPYWNHLLPTSRDRPKTATDCTRTGRRLKNGLRLKSRQLRSSRQTDTGRSTRSSWPSSSISRSLLGNFEESILKGRFSPSGQIEGFTAEIGASGSYCPQHATLPVQVTYYDISEHSAPSPFLGVISLEPLGKKGYSIPKAGTIQVTLFNPNKTVVKMFLVTYNFGDMPINHMTFLRHRIFLVPVEESTEGKGEASPGAGALDRKKILCYLIHLRFQSSKSGKIYLHNDIRLLFSRKSIEVDTGIPYELKSFTEVPRNPKYSPRV